The genomic interval CCCCTCGTCGGCATGCGCGGCCACGACTACGCGAGACCGCTCTCCGCCATGGAGCGCTATCTCGACGCGATGGACCAGGCGCCGTTCGTCGCCTGCCAGCCGCCGTCTCCACCGAAGCGGGTTCTCGCCGCGCTCGCGCCGAGGATGCTCGAGCTCGCCGCGCGGCGCGCCTGGGGCTCGCACCCCTACTTCGTCCCGCCCGAGCACACCGCACACGCCCGCGCCGCCCTCGGCCCGGGGCCCGTTCTCGCCCCCGAGCAGGCGATCGTGCTCGAGCGCGACGCGACGATCGCGCGTGCCGTCGCCCGTGGCCACATGGGAATGTACCTCGCCCTCCCGAACTACGTGAACAACCTGAAGCGCCTCGGCTTCACCGACGAGGACGTCGCGAACGGCGGCAGCGACCGGCTGGTGGACGCGATCGTCGCCTGGGGCGACCTCGACGCGATCGCGCGCCGCATCCGAGCCCACCACGACGCGGGGGCGGACCACGTCTGCCTCCAGGCCCTCGACCAAGACCCGCGCGCGCTGCCGCTCCGGCAATGGCGCGAGCTCGCGGCCCTGCTGTGAGCCGTCAGAAGATGTTGCGCTGCCGGAGCTCGCGAACCACGATCACCAGGTAGATCCCGCACGCCAGGCCGAGGAGGATGCCCGCGCCGCCGACCGAGAACGTCATGGTGAGCGGCGTCAGCTTGACGACGGCGCTGATCACGCAAAGCATCGCCAGCGCCTGGAGCAGGCCGGCGAGCGTCAGCCACCCCTGACGCGTCCGGCGGGCCGCGGCTCTCCCGACCTCTTCAGGAGTCATGGACCGCTTCCGGCTTCGTCGCCGCCTCCGGATTGGCCGCCGCCTTCGGATGCGGCGACACGTGACAGTCGCCGCCGATGCACGATCGCTCGCTGGTGGCGATCTTGGCCGCGTTCTTCTCGTGCTCGGGAACCTCGCGATACGCCTTCACCGGCTCGTGACAGAAGAGGCAGCGCTCGTTGTTGTACGTGCCACGAATCTTCAACGGCAGCTCGTAGCCGCCGGTGGTGTTGAACCACACGTGACGGAGCCCGGCGATCTTCGCCTGCACGTCCCCGAAGAGCCCGTAGTCGGAGTGACAGGTGTAGCACTGATGATCGTTGATCCAGCGAAACTGGTAGTGCAGCGACGCGAGATGCTCGCTGTCGGGGTTCTGGAGATCTTGGACGTACCCGTCCATCACATGGCACGAGGCGCAGAAGGAGACCGGCTTGGCGCCGGTGATCGCGAGCCCCGCGTTCACCACGTACGCCAGCGGCGACAGAAACAGGAACCCGATCAACATCGCCAGGCGCGACGACGGCTCCATGCGATCGGACCCAAAGAACGGCCGGATCAGCGTGTGATAGGCGACCACGCCGAGCGCGAGCAGGCAGAGCGCGAGCGCAGCCGCGCGCACGGTGTGGAGCCCGGGCTCGCCGAGATCCACACCGTCCGTCGCCCGCGTGATGACGAGCGGCCACCACTCCCACGTCACCCGCGGTCTACTCCTTCAGGCACGACGTGAATCCCGGCGCCTGCTTCGCCTCCTGCTTGAGGCCCAACAAGAACGCCGCGAGCTTGTCGAAATCCTCCGGCGTCCCTTTGAATTTCTTGCGGTCCTTCTTCTTCGCCTCACGCTGACACTCGGCATCGTCCTTGAACTGCCCCTTCGGGCTCTTCAGGAAGCTGTCCAGCCAGGCCTTGTCGCGTTTCTTGCCGACGTCGGAGAGGTCCCCGCCCTTCGACTCCTTGTCCTCTTCCTCATCCTCACCCGCCTCCGCGCCGCTCTCCTTCAGGAATGCCGCCTTCTGCTTGTCGACCTCGGCTGCGCGGGCGTTCACGGTGTGGCACGTGTAGCAACGCTTCTCGATGAACACCCCGAGGCCCTCGTCGGCGGCCGACGCGGCCCCCGCAAGCACGCCCACCAGGCCGACCGCGACTAGCGCGGCAATACGCGAATGTGCTGACCCCATAGCGTCTTCTCCCTCCACGATGCTTCGTTGAGTACAGCGTGACAGACCGAGCAACCCGCCTCCCCGGCGGGTATCCGCAACAACGCCCCGAAATCCTCCGACGGTGCGCGGCGCGCGACGGACGGCGGAAAGGACCGCATGGCGACGAAGGACCGCGTCGCCTCGCTCACGGCCGACCGGTATACGGTCCGCCCCGTGAGCAGTCCCGCGGGATGAGGATCGTGACACGTGAAGCAGGCGACCTTCCCGTTCTCGTCCACCGGCAGGCGGATCGTGAGATCCTTCGGCAGATTCTTGCCGTCGTGCTCGCCGACGCCGGTGTGCTCGTTCTCCTCGTGGCAGCCGAGACAGTGCTCCGATGGCGTATCGACCAGAAAAAAGTCGGCCGCGTGCTCGTCCGCCTTCGGCACCTTGGTGTGACAGTCGACGCACACGCTCTTGCTGCGTGTCATCTTCTCGTGCGGATTCTCCTCGTCCTCGTCCTTGGCGGCGGCCGGACCCAGGCCCGCCGTCAGGGCGAGCACGCACGCGACCAGGAGCAGGAGCCCGCGGCGCTCAATGCTCATAGCCACCCTCGGTGTGACATCGCTGGCAGAAGCCCTGCGTGTGGCACTCGCCGCACTTCATCGGATTGGCGCGCGCCTCGATGCCGTGCGTGAACCGGACGTTGGTGTCGTGATAGTTGCGCACCGTCTCGTCGCGGCGGTTGTGGCAGTCCTGGCAGTAGCGCTCCTGGTGGCACTCTTGGCAGGTCTCGGAGTCGCTCTTCGCGAACACCAGGTGACGCGACATCCAATCGAAGTTGTGGTTCACCGGTGCGATCTCCCGCGTGTCGACGTGGCAGAGCCCGCAGCGGTCCGGAGCGATGTTGCCGGCCGGGTTGTAGTGGCAGGCGTGGCACGCGTCCTTGCCGCCGGAGAACGTGTCCTGCGCGGCGCGGATCGCCGCCGCGACGTCCTTCTCGTCCTCGACCCGCGCCGTCATCGTGTGACATGCGAAGCATTGGAGCTGCTCCCGCGCGAAGACGTTCTTGTGCGTCTCGTGCGAGAACACCGCGAGGGGATCGCCCGGGCGCTCGGCCTTCCAGCCCCAATCGACGCCCTGATTGAGCTTCTGGCATCCGTAGGCCGCGAGCGCCCCGAACGCCACCACCGCGAGCCACGAGATCGTCTGTCGTCGCACCTGGTCAGCCCCTACCGAACGTGAAGGTGATTCCGAAGTTCCCGCGCACGTCGGTCTCGAAATCGGGGTTGGTGTTGTATTCCATCTCGGCGAGCAACGAGACGTTGCGGAAGACGAGATACTGCGTGCCGACGATGTAGCTGTACGCCTTGCCGTGCTTGCCGGTAATGCTGTCGAAGCTGGCGAAGGCGAAGACGCCGTGAATCTCGAGGCCGCGGAGAATTTCCTCGGACACGCCGCAGTTCACGCCGATGGCGCGATCGCGGCCGCCGCCTTCGATGAAGTACGCGCCCTGGAACGCGCGCAGCCCGATCTGCCGCCAGAAGTTCCAGCCGAGGCTGAGCTTCCAGATGTTGCCGTGCGTCGCCTCCTCCTGCTGCTTCTCGTAGAGCGCAAACGAATAGCTGCCGGACACGTCCAGATAGGACGTCGCCCGATACGTCGTGCCCAGACGCGCCTCGTGCAGACGATCGATCGAGAACACGTCGAAGATGCGGTCCTGGAGAAAGCGATCGCGGTCCGGATCGGGCTGGTAGCTGTCGTACTCGAGGTTCAGATAGAGCGGGCGCGCGACGCTCAGGCCGACGCCGGCGCTCAGGAAGGCGACATCGCCCTCGGTCGCATCGAGCTCGAGCCGGCTGTAGACGTCGGCGCGGTCCGTGTAGGGCACCGCGCGCCGGAAGCCGACGTCGACGAAGTGGCGAGGCGCCTCGCCGTTCGGCGTCAGGCCCTGATACCCGACCGTCATCAGCGCCCCGAGGAGCTTCGTGGAGCGCAGCCGCGCGCCGAAGACTCCGAAGCTGCGATCGGGGCGCTCGGGATAGGGCTGGAGATCCTCGTCCTGGTACCCCCCGTAGGCGACCAGGTCGAATCCCTCCACCGGCTTCGCCCGCACGTAGGCCCCGTCCATGAGGACGAAGTTCGTGCCCTCCGTGAGGACCTGACGGCCGCCGCGCACCAGGAGCGCGCCGCCGAGCCCGCGGTACTCGAGGTTCGCGTTGTAGACGTCGACCGTCGCGCCGTCCCCGTTCGCCACCTCGCGCGCGCGCGCGAAGGTCGACAGGGATAGCCCGCGCGTCGGATCCGCGCCCTTGAAATCGAGGTACTGATAGAAGGGAAAGACCTTCTTGTCGTCGTCGAGTGGCCGCCGAAGCGGCGTGTTCGCCTGGAAGGCGGTGTAGACGTTGCCGTAGAAGCCGCTCGACGTGGGCGTCCACTTCGGAGGCTCGCACGGAGCCGACCGCGCCAGCAGGAGGCTGGCAATCGCGACGGCGCAGGCCAGGCGGACGGAAGGGCGCATGCTCGCTACTCGTCCAGTCCGTTGTTGCCGTGACAGAGGCGGCAGCTGTCGAGACGGTCGCGCGCGACGAGGCGCCGGATGTCCTCCAACGGCAGGACGCCGGTCCCGCTGTGATCCGTCCGGTGCAGCTCTTCGATCGGGTGGCAGGTGAAACACTCCCGGCGCTGCCAGCCCGTCGGGTGCTCCGCGGCCGTGAGCTGCGTGCCCTGCGCGGTGTCGAGCAGGTTGCCGAGATCCTGCCCGTCGTCGTTGCCGCCGCCGCAGGCCCAGAGCCCCACCAGGGCCATCACCGCCGTCACCGCCCACCGACGCGTCACGCCCGGGCTCCCCTCCGCCTCAATTCGGCCTCTGAATGCGATCCTCACGGGCGAGCCCGGGGAAATGCGCGCTTTCGACGCTGAACTTCTTCCCGACCCCGTGACAGCCGGCGCAGCTCGACTCCGACTGCGGTCCGGCCGCGTGGTTCTGGCCGGTGGCGAAGTTCACGTCATCGTGACAGCTCGCGCAGACGGCGATCGTGGGCGGCGTGGCGAAGGTCTGGAGCACGCTCTTGTCGTCCTGTCCGCGCAAGAACTCGCGCGTGGTCGACGGCAACACCCCGGCCTGCAACACGCCCTGTCCGGGCGAGAGCACGTAGCTCCCGGGAACGTGACACGCCTCGCAGTCGCGGAGATCGCCCGGATACAGAAGCTCGCCGAAGTCGACCGGGTTCTCGGTCTGGTTCGGAAACTGCCCGGACGGGCGACCGTAGAGCACGTACGGCGCCGTGAGGTTCTCGCCGCGATGGATCTCGTGGATCATCACTTTGAAATCGATCGGACTCGTCGTCGCCGTCTCGCCGACGGGCGGCAGCTGGCGGCTCAGCGTGTCGTTCGACGGACTGTGGCAAACGGGGCAGTACGTCACGTCGTTGCGAATGCCGCCGTGCACGAGGAAGTCCTGCGAGAAGATCCCGTGGCAGACCGAGCACCGGGCGATCGAGACTGGCTGCCGACGCGCCGCCGGAGCCCCGTCCGTGACGGCGAACGCGAGCATCTCGTTGCGGCCGGCATCGCGCACCTCGTTGAAGACCTCGCCGGGGTCCTCGACGCCGTTGCCGTTCGCGTCCCGCGTTCCCGAGCAGTTGCTGCCGCCGAGACGCTGGTTGGCCCCGTCGATCGTCGCGCATTTGTAGCCCTCGACGCCGACGACGTAGGTTCCGGTCGCGTTCGGCGGCACGTTGCTCTTGAATGCGTAGCGCGAGACGCCCGATGGATCGGTGCCCGACGAGTCTCGGATCGCCGATTCCGACTTGAAGGTCTCGGCGCCCGGCGTCCACGGGCTCGACGGGTCGCCCGGGACGATCGTTCCGTCGCCATCGTAGTCCTGCGCCGAGTACTCGACCGTCGAGCCCCCGAGCGTGAAGCTCAGGGAGTTCATCGTGACGGCCGGAATGGCGTTGCCGTCGTCGTCGGTGATGCGGAACGTGACCACCGGATGCTCGCCCGGCCCAACGACGGTCGACCCCGTCTCGGCGCTCTGTACCGCGATGATCTCGAAGTGCACGCCCCGCGCCTGCGACGAGTGAGCCGGAATCACGTGGCTCCCGACCACCGACTGATCGAACTCCCGGCCCGAGTCCGGCACGTGGCAAGCCGAGCAGCTGCCGTCGGTCGGTTGCGGCCCGCCGCCGTGATTCGCGCCGCTCGCGAAGTTGACGTCGTCGTGGCACGACCCGCAGGCCGCGCGCGACGGCTTGGTCGAGAAAAAGTGACTCTGCGTGCCGCCGGCGTGGCAGGTCTCGCAGTTGCGGATGTCCTGCGGGAACACCACGTGCGAGAAGTCGATGACGCTCTGGCGAAACCCGACGATCCGGTACGGCGTCCCCGCCTCGACGCTCGGCAGGTTCTCACCGCGATGGATCTTGTGGATGAGTTCGGGGAAGCCGAGCGCGTTCCTGGTGTCGGGATCGATCTGCGTGGTTGTCTCCCCGGTCGTGAAGTCGGTGATCTGCGATGAATGGCAGGTGACACAGAGACGCACGTCACGGCGCGAGCCTCCATGGGCCTCGAGCGGATCGTGGCACCCGTTGCACGTCTCGGTGCGCACGATGTCCCGCTCCGCGGGCAACGGGCCGCCCGCGGGCACGAAGTCGTGGACGGCGTTCGACACGTAGCCGACGTCGTCGATCGTCACGTCAGCGTAGATGGCGACCCGATGGGACGCGCTCGCGTCGTAGCCGTCCGGCAGGGTGATGGCGAAGAGATACCGGTAGACGCCGCCGCCGACGTCCTGCAGCGTTCCCGTCGCCGCGTCCTCGGCCGCCGCCTGGGTCGCCGCGATGCCGGTGTCCGGGCTGGTCTGCACGGTGGTGAGATAGTCGCGATACTCGTGGGCCTCGGGATCGAGTACCGCGATCACCAGGCGAATCCGGACATCGGACGCCGACCGCGGTCCGCCGTTCTCGTCGGTGAGCGCGAAGCGGACGACGGGGCGATGGTCCTCGTCGACCTCGGCGTCGAGGATGGTGACGTTCAGCCGGTTGATGCTCGTCGCCGGCGGCTCGGGTGGCTGGGCGTTGTCGTTGCCGCCCCCACCGCCGCCTTCGCACGCGGCCAAAGCGCCGAGCACTGCCACCGTCAGCAGTCGCCATGCCGCCGCCAACCCTCTCGACCGTCGGATGTCCAGCAGCACGCTGACCCCCTCCGTCTGGAACCCTGACCCAGAACCCCGAGCGACGCCCGCGGAGCGCCGTATCGCCTTGTCTGCGCTCGGTCAAGGAGAACCCCCACGCGCGCAGCGCTTTCTTGACCCCGCAGCGCCCCGCGCGGATTCTCGAAGTCGAGAATGCGGCCCGGCTTCCGTTCTCGCCACTCGGGAGCGCGGGCGTGCCGCTCTCGGTCCCACGCGTCTTTCCGCCATCCTGCCGACTGGCACGGCCGCTGCTCTGGAGAACGGTATGCCCCATGCGGCCCCCGAAAGGAGGGCGACGATGAGCGCCCTTGCAACCACAGTCGTCAAGCATCCCCGTCCCGTGAGCAAGCTCCTGCAAGTCACCCGACATCGTGTCCTGCGCTGGTTCCGTCCGACCGAAGCCCACCTCCGCCGCGACCGATTGGAGCCGCATCCCCATCCGATGCCTCCGCCCGCCGCGGCCGCTCGCGAGAACGGAGCGCCGCGATGAGCGGCACGCGCGAGGTCCGCTACTACGACTACGTCAACGCGAGCTACGCGCGGGTGGGCGACGTGTTGCGGCGCGACCTGCTCGCCGTCTGCCGGACCGCCACCAAGACCGCCGCCGCGCGGGCCGCGTCGGTCGCCTCCGAGCTGCACCTGAACGTCGGCGGCTTCGAAATCGGCACGGACATCGCCATCGCGCTCGGCCCCGTGCAGGAACGAACGGCCGACGCCAAGGCGCCCGCGACCACGACGTTTCCGCTGGAATGGCAGGCGGCGAGCCTGCCGCGCCTGTTCCCGTTCATGCACGCGCAGCTGATCGTCTACGCCCTGACCCCGACGGAAACGCAGCTCGAGCTCGTGGGCCGTTACGATCCGCCACTGGGAGCCGTGGGAGCCGCGCTCGACGCCCTCGTCGGTCATCGCATCGCCGACGCCTCGGTGCATCGCTTCCTCTCGGAGATCGCCGCGCATCTGCGCCAGACGCTCGCCGCGGGCTGAGCCCCCGGCGCAGCGCCATGCGTCGCCCGCGTCGCCGGGGGGCATCGATCGTTCGATCGTTGAGCGCACGCCCGGCCGTCTGCTAACGAGCCGCGCGATGTCCGATGCCGCCGCGCGCACCGCCTGGAATCGCCCCCGGTTCGTCCCGGGCAAAGCCGGCGGGCATTACGAGAGCTGGTTCCTCCGCGCCAACCACCCCGCGCGGCCGCTCGCGTTCTGGATCCGCTACACCATCTTCAGCCCGCGCGAGCGTCCGCAGGACGCCGTCGGCGAGCTCTGGGCGGTCTGGTTCGACGGCGAGACCGGAGCGATCGCCGCGGTGAAGGAGGAGCACCCGCTCGCGGCATGCGCTTTCGGCACGGACGCAGTCCTCGCGCGGGTTGCCGACGCCGTCCTCGACGACGGACGGCTCGTCGGCGCGGCGCGCTCCCCCGCGCACGCGCTCGCCTGGGATCTCGCCTACGGCGGCGGCGACGCGCCGCTCCTCCTCCTGCCGGCCGACCTCTACGTCCGCAGCTTTCCCAAGGCGAAGGCGCTCGTCCCGCGGCCCCGAGCCGCGTTCCGGGGCACGATCCGCGTCGACGGCGCGGCGCACGCGATCGACGGCTGGGTCGGCAGCCAGAACCACAACTGGGGCGCCCGCCACACCGACCGGTACGCCTGGGGCCAAGTCGCCGGCTTCGACGACGTCCCCGAGGCCTTTCTCGAGTGCGCGACGGCCCAGGTCCGGCTCGGCCCCCTCTGGACCCCGCCCATGACCCTCGTCGTGGTGCAGCTCGGCGACGAGCGCCTCGCCTTGAACTCCCTCGCCCGAGCGCTCCGCGCGCGCGGTCGCATCGACGGCCTCGACTGGCGCTTCGCCTCCACCGACCGCAGCGTCGCCGTCGAGGGCCGCATCACGGCGCCGGCGGATCGCTTCGTCGGGCTCACGTACGGCAACCCGCCCGGCGGCACGAAGATCTGCCTGAACTCGAAGCTCGCCGCGTGCGAGCTCACGCTCCGCCGCGCCGGCCGGCCGCCCCTCGTCCTGCGAACGGCCCATCGCGCCGCGTTCGAGATCCTGGACGATGCGCCGCGCGCCGACATCCCCGTCGTCGCCTGAGAGTCGCGGGCGCCCCGCCGACCCGCCCGCGGCGCGCGATCGGCGGGCGACGGGCGCGTCGCCCCGACGACGCGCCCGTCACACGGCCGGGACGGTCACTGGTCGGGCTGGTCGGAGCAGTAGATCGCGCCGTTGTTGGTATCGAGCGCCGTGTGGAAGCTCGTCCAGATCGCGCTCGCGTCGAGGCATGGCGGACAGCTGTCACCGGCCTTCAGGACGGACTGCATGAAGCGCGCCTTGCACGACTTGACGACGTCGTCGGTCTCGCACTCGGCAAAGGTGGTGCGGATCGGCTTGTCCCAGAACAGGAGCTCGGTCGTCTTCTGGTGGCAGTGCAGGTTCAAGCACTTGGCCGCCTTCTCCAGGCTGCGCGCGATCTTGTTCTGGCACTTCACCACGTCGCGCTGCTGCGACACGAAACCGTGGCCGTCGGGGAACGCCGTATTGGCCGGGTTGTTGTCGCAGTAGATCTGATCCTTGGCCACGTTCACGGCGTCCCGGTACAGGGGATAGAGCGCCTGGCGCGCTGGCGCGTCGAGGCAGTTCATGCAGGTTCCCTGATCGAGCTTCTCGAGCGCCCGCTGGTACTGCTTCTCACACGAATAGGTCCAGGTGCTGCGGCAGTAGTTGTAGTCGAAAGCGAGGCCCCGGCTCGCGGCCGAGGCGAAATCGATCGCGCAGCTCAGCTCGCAGTTGAGCGGCATGATCGTCGCCCGCTTGTTCATGTAGCGCGTGCACGAGAGGCCGCCCTGCGACGGCGGGGCGTACCCTGCCGGGAGGTTCATGTTCGTGGGATCGAGCTTGTCCCCCGGGGCGGCCATGGCCGCGCTCGTGAGGGCGAGGGTGATCGCGGCGAATGTCGCGACGACGAGTTTCTGCATGCGGAAGCTCTCCTGTCGTAGAGTTTGGGGGGCGGCACGCGGAGCCGCGTAGGGACCGTCGAGGAGGCTCGGAGAGCAAGAAGACGGCCACCCTGGCTCGGCGCGCTACGTGCGCGTGCGGACGAGATTTTCGATGAAGACACCGCCACGGCCCGCTCGCATCCGACTCGTGCGCATTCGCCAGGGACGGCACGTCTGCCAGCTTCACCCGCCCGAAGCGGGGGGGAGCCGGCCGGGACGGACGGGCGGAGCGCGATGCGTCACCCGCTCGGGGGACGCATCGCGCTCTCGCCCGGAACGCCGCGCCGGGCCGGTGGCTTACGGCGCCTGGGCGGCGGTCGGCCAGTCGGCGCGCGGCGGAATGCGGTCGAAGATCGCGTTCGCCGCGAAGCCGAGATCGAAGTTGCACGTGTCGCCGGCGACGCCGCCCGGAAGCGCCAGACACGCGTTGGAGATGTCGGTCGCCGTCGGCTGCGAACCGTACGGCCCGCCCACCGGACCGAGCCACTCGAAGTACTTCGTGAAGAGCGCCGTGATCTCCTGCTCGCTAAACACGCAGTGGCCGTAGGTCTCGATCCAGGTCTGCGTGTGCGCCTTGCCGCCGGCCGTGAGCGCGTCGTCGTAGACGCGGTTGAACTCCGGGATCACGAGCCAGTCGTTTGCGCCGGCCATCGACAGGATGGGATACGCGACTTTCTTGCCGAACCCCTTCGTGAAGTCCGGCGAGAACGCCTTGCGGAGCTGCTTGCGGCCCTTCCCCGCGGTCAGCCGCTCGACGTTGGCGTCGTAGTCCGCAGCCAGCATCACGTCGTCGCCGAGCCCGGTGTAGTCGAGCGTGTCGTTGAAGCCGATCCGCTTGCCCTTGAGACGCTTGTCGTCCCACACCATGTCGCCGAGCCCGAGCACCGGGAAGCCGATCGCGCTCGCGACGTTGACGCCGCTCCCGCCGTGGGCGGCATCGCCCGTGAACTGCGTGAGCTCCTGGAACTTGGCGTAGCGCGCCGCCTGGTCCACGTCCGGAGCGCCGAGGATGCCGCCGAAGCACGCGTCGACCTTGAGTGCGACGCCGATCGCATCGCTGCTGGAGTTGTCGCTGTTCGGCTGGCCGGTGTCGCTC from Deltaproteobacteria bacterium carries:
- a CDS encoding OmcA/MtrC family decaheme c-type cytochrome, with amino-acid sequence MLLDIRRSRGLAAAWRLLTVAVLGALAACEGGGGGGNDNAQPPEPPATSINRLNVTILDAEVDEDHRPVVRFALTDENGGPRSASDVRIRLVIAVLDPEAHEYRDYLTTVQTSPDTGIAATQAAAEDAATGTLQDVGGGVYRYLFAITLPDGYDASASHRVAIYADVTIDDVGYVSNAVHDFVPAGGPLPAERDIVRTETCNGCHDPLEAHGGSRRDVRLCVTCHSSQITDFTTGETTTQIDPDTRNALGFPELIHKIHRGENLPSVEAGTPYRIVGFRQSVIDFSHVVFPQDIRNCETCHAGGTQSHFFSTKPSRAACGSCHDDVNFASGANHGGGPQPTDGSCSACHVPDSGREFDQSVVGSHVIPAHSSQARGVHFEIIAVQSAETGSTVVGPGEHPVVTFRITDDDGNAIPAVTMNSLSFTLGGSTVEYSAQDYDGDGTIVPGDPSSPWTPGAETFKSESAIRDSSGTDPSGVSRYAFKSNVPPNATGTYVVGVEGYKCATIDGANQRLGGSNCSGTRDANGNGVEDPGEVFNEVRDAGRNEMLAFAVTDGAPAARRQPVSIARCSVCHGIFSQDFLVHGGIRNDVTYCPVCHSPSNDTLSRQLPPVGETATTSPIDFKVMIHEIHRGENLTAPYVLYGRPSGQFPNQTENPVDFGELLYPGDLRDCEACHVPGSYVLSPGQGVLQAGVLPSTTREFLRGQDDKSVLQTFATPPTIAVCASCHDDVNFATGQNHAAGPQSESSCAGCHGVGKKFSVESAHFPGLAREDRIQRPN
- a CDS encoding NapC/NirT family cytochrome c, with protein sequence MTWEWWPLVITRATDGVDLGEPGLHTVRAAALALCLLALGVVAYHTLIRPFFGSDRMEPSSRLAMLIGFLFLSPLAYVVNAGLAITGAKPVSFCASCHVMDGYVQDLQNPDSEHLASLHYQFRWINDHQCYTCHSDYGLFGDVQAKIAGLRHVWFNTTGGYELPLKIRGTYNNERCLFCHEPVKAYREVPEHEKNAAKIATSERSCIGGDCHVSPHPKAAANPEAATKPEAVHDS
- a CDS encoding LLM class F420-dependent oxidoreductase — encoded protein: ARAREAAAELDALGYGALWIPEAFGREAFTSSALLLAATKRIVVATGIANIWVRDPTAMAGAQKTLAEAYPERFLLGMGVSHAPLVGMRGHDYARPLSAMERYLDAMDQAPFVACQPPSPPKRVLAALAPRMLELAARRAWGSHPYFVPPEHTAHARAALGPGPVLAPEQAIVLERDATIARAVARGHMGMYLALPNYVNNLKRLGFTDEDVANGGSDRLVDAIVAWGDLDAIARRIRAHHDAGADHVCLQALDQDPRALPLRQWRELAALL
- a CDS encoding c-type cytochrome; amino-acid sequence: MGSAHSRIAALVAVGLVGVLAGAASAADEGLGVFIEKRCYTCHTVNARAAEVDKQKAAFLKESGAEAGEDEEEDKESKGGDLSDVGKKRDKAWLDSFLKSPKGQFKDDAECQREAKKKDRKKFKGTPEDFDKLAAFLLGLKQEAKQAPGFTSCLKE